From a single Hymenobacter sp. YIM 151500-1 genomic region:
- the hisD gene encoding histidinol dehydrogenase: MQLIHYPAQAEWAALQQRAMQQQAQDVEQRVQQIFDDVRQRGDAALLDYTRRFDGVELAQGLRVGPEELAAAAAQVPAALQTAIRQAQANILRFHKAQVPQEERVETMPGVTCWRRAVPVQRVGLYIPGGTAPLFSTLLMLGVPARLAGCPDIVLCTPPQPDGSVHPVILFTAQLLGITTIVKAGGAQAVAALSGGTESVPAVDKIFGPGNRYVTAAKQLATRYGVAIDMPAGPSEVLIIADSSASPAFVAADLLSQAEHGPDSQVILLSDSPEVLERTMQEVERQLRELPRAEVAAQALTESRAILLRTPEEMLYFSNQYAPEHLILAVRNPEQLAESITSAGSVFLGHLTPEAVGDYASGTNHTLPTNGYARNYSGVSLDSFLKKITFQRLTPEGLRHLGPVVETMAEAEGLRAHARAVTLRLEALAGGNPTPTPAQQGGA, translated from the coding sequence ATGCAACTTATTCACTACCCAGCCCAGGCCGAGTGGGCGGCTTTGCAGCAGCGGGCCATGCAGCAGCAGGCCCAGGACGTGGAGCAGCGCGTGCAGCAGATTTTCGACGATGTGCGCCAGCGCGGCGACGCGGCCCTGCTCGACTACACGCGCCGCTTCGACGGGGTGGAGCTAGCCCAGGGCCTGCGCGTGGGGCCGGAGGAGCTAGCGGCGGCCGCGGCCCAGGTGCCGGCCGCGCTGCAAACTGCCATTCGCCAGGCCCAGGCCAACATTCTGCGGTTTCACAAAGCCCAGGTGCCCCAGGAGGAACGCGTCGAGACCATGCCGGGCGTGACGTGCTGGCGCCGGGCGGTGCCGGTGCAGCGGGTGGGCCTCTACATTCCGGGCGGCACGGCGCCTCTGTTTAGCACCTTGCTTATGCTGGGCGTGCCGGCCCGCCTGGCCGGCTGCCCCGATATTGTGCTCTGCACGCCCCCGCAGCCGGATGGCTCGGTACACCCGGTTATCCTGTTCACGGCCCAGCTGCTCGGCATTACCACCATTGTGAAAGCCGGCGGGGCCCAGGCCGTGGCCGCCCTTAGCGGGGGCACCGAATCGGTACCGGCCGTAGACAAAATTTTCGGGCCCGGCAACCGCTACGTCACGGCCGCCAAGCAGCTGGCCACCCGCTACGGCGTGGCCATCGACATGCCGGCCGGCCCGTCCGAAGTGCTCATCATTGCCGACAGCTCAGCTAGCCCCGCCTTCGTGGCCGCCGACCTGCTCAGCCAGGCCGAGCACGGCCCCGACTCCCAGGTTATCTTGCTGTCGGATTCGCCGGAGGTGCTGGAGAGGACAATGCAAGAGGTAGAACGGCAGCTGCGCGAGCTGCCCCGGGCCGAAGTAGCTGCTCAGGCCCTGACGGAAAGCCGGGCCATTCTGCTGCGTACTCCGGAGGAAATGCTCTACTTCTCGAACCAGTACGCCCCCGAACACCTGATTCTGGCCGTGCGCAACCCCGAGCAGCTGGCCGAGAGCATCACCAGCGCCGGCTCGGTGTTTCTGGGCCACCTTACGCCCGAAGCCGTCGGCGACTACGCCTCGGGCACCAACCATACGTTGCCCACCAACGGCTACGCCCGCAACTATAGCGGCGTGTCGCTGGATTCTTTCCTGAAGAAAATCACCTTCCAGCGCCTCACCCCCGAAGGCCTGCGCCACCTGGGTCCCGTAGTCGAAACCATGGCCGAAGCCGAAGGCCTCCGCGCCCACGCCCGCGCCGTCACGCTCCGCCTGGAGGCGTTGGCTGGCGGGAACCCCACCCCAACCCCTGCCCAACAGGGAGGGGCTTAG
- the hisG gene encoding ATP phosphoribosyltransferase — protein sequence MLRLAIQKSGRLSEDSLNLIRECGISFLSSSYKLKTEATNFPLEILYLRDDDIPGYVQDGVADLGIVGQNVLVEAGLPHLELEGLGFSKCRLSLAVPRAAAYDSVADLHGKNVATSYPQILGAYLRERGVEAHLHTISGSVEIAPSIGLAEAICDIVSSGSTLLGNGLREVETVFRSEAVLIAHQQLTAEKRELLEQLQFRMQAVRRARRNKYILLNAPAAALDAVKALLPGIKSPTVTPLAEEGWVSVQSVVNEDDFWHITGQLKAVGAEGILVLPIEKMIS from the coding sequence ATGCTCCGTCTGGCCATCCAGAAATCGGGCCGCCTCAGCGAAGATTCCCTGAACCTGATTCGGGAATGCGGCATTAGCTTCCTTAGCTCGTCCTACAAGCTCAAAACCGAAGCCACCAACTTCCCCCTGGAAATCCTCTACCTGCGCGACGACGACATTCCCGGCTACGTGCAGGATGGCGTGGCCGACCTGGGCATCGTGGGCCAGAACGTGCTGGTGGAGGCTGGTTTGCCCCACTTGGAGCTGGAAGGCCTGGGTTTCAGCAAGTGCCGCCTGAGCCTGGCCGTGCCCCGCGCCGCCGCCTACGACTCGGTGGCGGACCTGCACGGCAAGAACGTGGCCACCTCGTACCCGCAGATTCTGGGCGCTTACCTGCGGGAGCGGGGCGTGGAGGCCCACCTGCACACCATCAGCGGCTCGGTGGAAATTGCCCCCAGCATCGGGCTGGCCGAGGCTATCTGCGACATTGTGAGCAGCGGCTCCACGCTGCTCGGCAACGGCCTGCGCGAGGTAGAAACCGTGTTTCGCTCCGAAGCTGTGCTCATTGCCCACCAACAGCTGACGGCCGAGAAGCGGGAGCTGCTGGAGCAGTTGCAGTTTCGGATGCAGGCCGTGCGCCGGGCCCGCCGCAACAAATACATCCTGCTGAACGCCCCCGCAGCCGCCCTCGACGCGGTAAAGGCCCTGCTGCCCGGCATCAAGTCGCCCACCGTTACGCCCCTGGCCGAGGAAGGCTGGGTGTCGGTGCAGTCGGTGGTGAACGAGGACGACTTCTGGCACATCACCGGCCAGCTCAAAGCCGTCGGCGCCGAAGGCATCCTGGTGCTGCCCATTGAGAAAATGATTAGTTGA
- the hisB gene encoding bifunctional histidinol-phosphatase/imidazoleglycerol-phosphate dehydratase HisB, whose product MKKVLFIDRDGTILIEPQPSQQIDALTPDKFQFVPGAVTGLARIARELDYELVLVSNQDGLGTGSFPEDTFWPAHQLMLDVLRAEGVAFAREHIDRSFPHENLPTRKPGTGMLQQYLGEASGYDLPNSFVIGDRLTDVELAQNLGCQAILLRPEGEGDPRAVLTTMSWEKIYQFLRLPARTALVQRDTNETKIRIELNLDGQGRPDMHTGLGFFDHMLDQLSKHSGVDMRITVQGDLHIDEHHTIEDTAIALGEAFTQALGDKRGLARYGFLLPMDDVLAQAAIDFSGRPWLVWEAEFKREKIGDMPTEMFYHFFKSFSDAARCNLNIKAEGQNEHHKIEAIFKAVAKSIKMALVRDAGRMEIPSTKGVL is encoded by the coding sequence ATGAAAAAAGTTCTCTTCATTGACCGTGACGGTACCATCCTCATCGAGCCCCAGCCCAGCCAGCAGATTGACGCGCTGACGCCGGACAAGTTTCAATTTGTGCCGGGCGCTGTTACCGGGCTGGCCCGCATTGCCCGGGAGCTGGACTATGAGCTGGTGCTGGTCAGCAACCAGGATGGCCTCGGCACCGGGAGCTTCCCGGAAGACACCTTCTGGCCGGCCCACCAGCTCATGCTCGACGTGCTGCGCGCGGAAGGCGTGGCGTTTGCGCGGGAGCATATCGACCGGAGCTTTCCGCACGAGAACCTGCCCACCCGCAAGCCCGGCACCGGCATGTTGCAGCAGTACCTGGGCGAGGCCAGCGGCTACGACCTGCCAAACTCCTTCGTCATCGGCGACCGGCTGACCGATGTGGAGCTGGCCCAGAACCTGGGCTGCCAGGCCATCTTGCTCCGGCCGGAAGGGGAGGGGGACCCGCGCGCGGTCCTGACGACCATGAGCTGGGAGAAGATCTACCAGTTTCTGCGCCTGCCGGCCCGCACCGCCCTAGTGCAGCGCGACACCAACGAAACCAAGATTCGCATCGAGCTGAACCTGGACGGGCAGGGGCGCCCCGACATGCACACCGGCCTGGGCTTCTTCGACCACATGCTCGACCAGCTCAGCAAGCACTCCGGCGTGGACATGCGCATCACCGTGCAGGGCGACCTGCACATCGACGAGCACCACACCATCGAAGACACGGCCATTGCCCTGGGCGAGGCCTTCACTCAGGCCCTGGGCGACAAGCGCGGCCTGGCCCGCTACGGCTTCCTACTGCCCATGGACGACGTGCTGGCCCAAGCCGCCATCGACTTCTCAGGCCGCCCCTGGCTGGTGTGGGAGGCTGAGTTTAAGCGCGAGAAAATAGGGGACATGCCTACCGAAATGTTTTACCATTTCTTCAAGAGCTTTTCCGATGCCGCCCGCTGCAACCTCAACATCAAAGCCGAGGGGCAGAACGAGCACCATAAAATTGAAGCCATCTTCAAGGCCGTAGCCAAGTCCATCAAAATGGCGTTGGTGCGCGACGCCGGCCGCATGGAAATACCTAGCACGAAGGGGGTTCTGTAG
- the hisC gene encoding histidinol-phosphate transaminase, with protein sequence MFNLASLVRPNIRAMKPYSSARDEFQGEAQVMLDANENSLGSAGPDRFNRYPDPLQRAVKQELARLKGVRPEQIFLGNGSDEAIDLLVRLTCTPGQDSLLILPPTYGMYEVAANLNDVRVERLPLTPDFQLSPDIVAGVLASEAKLVWLCSPNNPTGNLLHAEYLEEILRGFRGLVVVDEAYADFAAAPSWTTRLSEFPNLVVLQTFSKAWGLAGLRLGMAFASPAIIGYLNKIKPPYNVSAATQQHALAALHDAPRFEALRQQLLTGRDWLAQRLPAVDIVEEVFPSDANFLLVRFRPDATAVYDYLVSRGIIVRNRTTQPGCAGTLRLTVGTPQENEELLQALREFPG encoded by the coding sequence ATGTTCAACCTTGCTAGCCTTGTGCGGCCCAATATTCGGGCTATGAAACCGTACTCGTCGGCCCGCGACGAATTCCAGGGCGAGGCCCAGGTCATGCTCGACGCCAACGAGAACAGCCTCGGCAGCGCCGGCCCCGACCGGTTCAACCGTTACCCCGACCCTTTGCAGCGGGCCGTGAAGCAGGAGCTGGCCCGGCTGAAGGGCGTCCGTCCCGAGCAAATCTTCCTCGGCAACGGCTCCGACGAGGCCATTGACTTGCTGGTGCGCCTGACCTGTACGCCGGGCCAGGACAGCCTACTCATCCTGCCGCCCACCTACGGCATGTACGAGGTGGCCGCCAACCTCAACGACGTGCGGGTGGAGCGCCTGCCGCTGACCCCGGATTTCCAGCTCTCGCCCGACATCGTGGCCGGGGTGCTGGCTTCGGAGGCCAAGCTCGTGTGGCTCTGCTCGCCCAACAACCCCACCGGCAACCTGCTCCACGCCGAGTACCTGGAGGAAATCCTGCGCGGCTTCCGCGGGCTGGTGGTGGTAGATGAGGCCTACGCCGACTTCGCCGCCGCGCCCAGCTGGACCACCCGCCTGAGCGAATTCCCGAACCTGGTAGTGCTGCAAACCTTTTCCAAAGCCTGGGGCCTGGCCGGTCTGCGCCTGGGCATGGCTTTCGCCTCGCCCGCCATCATCGGCTACCTCAACAAAATCAAGCCGCCGTACAACGTATCCGCGGCCACCCAGCAGCACGCCCTGGCCGCCCTGCACGACGCGCCCCGCTTCGAGGCGCTGCGTCAGCAGCTGCTCACCGGCCGCGACTGGCTGGCCCAGCGCCTGCCCGCGGTGGATATTGTGGAAGAGGTGTTTCCTTCGGATGCCAACTTCCTGCTGGTGCGCTTCCGCCCCGACGCTACGGCCGTGTACGACTACCTGGTGAGCCGCGGCATCATCGTACGCAACCGCACCACCCAGCCTGGCTGCGCTGGCACGCTCCGCCTCACCGTGGGCACGCCTCAGGAAAACGAGGAACTGCTGCAGGCGCTACGGGAGTTTCCAGGGTAG